One part of the Mesorhizobium sp. M4B.F.Ca.ET.058.02.1.1 genome encodes these proteins:
- a CDS encoding extracellular solute-binding protein — MSIIKQGLAALAAGALGLTLAQPAAAAPVKFDFWFGLSGDLARVVDTLCKNFNASQSDYEAVCTSQGNYDATLQNTIAAFRAGKQPTVVQVYDVGTATMMLSGAYYPADKLMEENGYKIDYSDYFPGIARYYATSKGEMLSFPFNSSTALMYWNKDAFAKIGKTEAPKTWEDVGADLKALKDAGYDCPMAINISGNESWQLMEQFSAIHNQPIATENNGYDGLNARLEMNKTKFVQYVGDLKKWYDAGLIKIKSKDLGQDMVQAFASGTCQLIMTSVGDHGTVGKTQKEGMSWDVAELPVYAGTERKNSLVGGASLWVLSGKSPEEYKGAAAFLNFIHDPKTALFWSTNTGYIPVAKSGFEYMKANGFYDKAPYKGREVAIASLTASEPTEITRGIRLGNFTQIRAEFGTQMQAIFANKVSVQEGIDTLVKNGDAILDRFQQTYANKTLP, encoded by the coding sequence ATGTCGATCATCAAGCAGGGCCTTGCCGCCCTTGCCGCCGGCGCTCTTGGCCTGACGCTGGCGCAGCCTGCCGCCGCCGCGCCCGTCAAATTCGATTTCTGGTTCGGCCTTTCGGGCGACCTCGCGCGCGTCGTCGACACGCTGTGCAAGAACTTCAATGCCTCGCAGTCCGACTATGAGGCGGTCTGCACCAGCCAGGGCAATTATGACGCGACGCTGCAGAACACCATCGCCGCCTTCCGCGCAGGCAAGCAGCCGACAGTCGTTCAGGTCTACGATGTCGGCACCGCCACCATGATGCTGTCGGGCGCCTACTATCCGGCCGACAAGCTGATGGAAGAGAACGGCTACAAGATCGACTACAGCGACTATTTCCCCGGCATCGCGCGCTATTACGCGACGTCGAAGGGCGAGATGCTGTCGTTCCCGTTCAACTCCTCGACGGCGCTGATGTACTGGAACAAGGACGCCTTCGCCAAGATCGGCAAGACCGAGGCGCCGAAGACCTGGGAAGATGTCGGCGCCGACCTCAAGGCGCTGAAGGACGCCGGCTATGACTGCCCGATGGCGATCAACATTTCCGGCAACGAGAGCTGGCAATTGATGGAGCAGTTCTCGGCCATCCACAACCAGCCGATCGCCACCGAGAACAACGGCTATGACGGTCTCAACGCCCGCCTCGAGATGAACAAGACCAAGTTCGTCCAGTATGTCGGCGACCTCAAGAAGTGGTACGACGCCGGCCTGATCAAGATCAAGTCGAAGGACCTCGGCCAGGACATGGTGCAGGCCTTCGCCTCCGGCACCTGCCAGCTCATCATGACCTCGGTCGGCGACCACGGCACGGTCGGCAAGACGCAAAAGGAAGGCATGAGCTGGGACGTGGCCGAGCTGCCCGTCTATGCCGGCACCGAGCGCAAGAATTCGCTGGTCGGCGGCGCCTCGCTCTGGGTGCTGTCCGGCAAGTCGCCCGAGGAATACAAAGGCGCCGCCGCCTTCCTCAACTTCATCCATGATCCCAAGACGGCGCTCTTCTGGTCGACCAACACCGGCTACATCCCGGTGGCGAAGTCCGGCTTCGAGTACATGAAGGCCAACGGCTTCTACGACAAGGCGCCCTACAAGGGCCGCGAGGTCGCCATCGCCAGCCTGACCGCGTCGGAGCCGACCGAGATCACCCGCGGCATCCGTCTCGGTAATTTCACCCAGATCCGCGCCGAGTTCGGCACCCAGATGCAGGCGATCTTCGCCAACAAGGTCAGCGTTCAGGAAGGCATCGACACGCTGGTCAAGAATGGAGACGCCATCCTCGACCGCTTCCAGCAGACCTACGCGAACAAGACGCTGCCCTGA
- a CDS encoding ABC transporter permease subunit: MEKRVTFSRWSIGILFAVPQLLLIFTFFYWPAGQAVYWSLTLQQPWGGGNIWVGLDNFRSILANTDYWNSITASLIFAGISTGLAMVIALVLATLTDRQLAGSRLYRVVLIWPYGIAAPALAMAFRFILAPEAGFMAAVNKVWPGFWDPGLNGADAMASVIIAFSWKYVGYNFIFFLAALQAIPRSLVEAAAMDGSGVLRRFRDIQFPLITPTIFFLLVINITESFQDSFGIVDIMTAGGPANATNLMVYKIYSDGFKGLDYSGAAAQSIILMLLIIVLTIFQFRFIERRVHYK; the protein is encoded by the coding sequence ATGGAAAAACGCGTCACTTTCTCAAGATGGTCGATCGGCATCCTGTTCGCGGTGCCGCAGTTGCTCCTGATCTTCACCTTCTTCTATTGGCCCGCCGGCCAGGCGGTTTACTGGTCGCTGACGCTGCAGCAACCCTGGGGCGGCGGCAACATCTGGGTCGGGCTCGACAATTTCCGTTCGATCCTCGCCAACACCGACTATTGGAACTCGATCACCGCCAGCCTGATCTTTGCCGGCATCAGCACCGGCCTTGCCATGGTCATCGCGTTGGTGCTTGCCACCCTGACCGACCGCCAGCTTGCCGGCTCACGCCTCTACCGCGTCGTGCTGATCTGGCCTTACGGCATCGCAGCACCTGCGCTGGCGATGGCTTTCCGCTTCATCCTGGCGCCCGAAGCCGGCTTCATGGCCGCCGTCAACAAGGTCTGGCCAGGCTTCTGGGACCCCGGCCTCAATGGTGCCGACGCCATGGCTTCTGTCATCATCGCGTTCTCCTGGAAATATGTCGGCTACAACTTCATCTTTTTCCTCGCAGCCCTGCAGGCAATCCCGCGCTCACTGGTCGAGGCGGCGGCGATGGACGGCTCCGGCGTTCTCAGACGTTTCCGGGATATCCAGTTCCCGTTGATCACGCCGACAATCTTTTTCCTCCTGGTCATCAACATCACCGAGAGCTTTCAGGATTCCTTCGGCATCGTCGACATCATGACGGCGGGCGGTCCGGCGAACGCGACCAATCTGATGGTCTACAAGATCTATTCCGACGGCTTCAAAGGCCTCGATTATTCCGGCGCCGCCGCGCAAAGCATCATACTGATGCTGCTTATCATCGTGCTCACCATCTTCCAGTTCCGCTTCATCGAGCGGCGTGTGCATTACAAGTGA
- a CDS encoding phosphodiesterase gives MKVIQVTDVHLGRRGEIRFGADLHERLDRCIDHINARHGDAALCVFTGDLTESGEAQSYADLQSALARLSVPYRLLPGNHDRRANLVAAFAGNPTDENGFVQSVFDTQEASLLFLDSLAEGRVTGELCDRRLAWLDARLGEAAGRRAYIFLHHPPIELGLELLDPLGLEQPHRLLEVLTRHGNVRYIFFGHVHRDIAGTVAGIPFAAQRGLHARFVLDLVGGEVVEQAPPAYSIIHIDGQRVVVHSHDFLETWPLWSPATGERVR, from the coding sequence ATGAAAGTCATCCAGGTCACCGACGTCCATCTCGGCCGGCGCGGCGAGATCCGCTTTGGCGCTGACCTGCACGAGCGGCTCGACCGCTGCATCGACCATATCAATGCCCGCCACGGCGATGCGGCACTTTGCGTCTTCACCGGTGACCTGACCGAATCCGGCGAGGCGCAGAGCTATGCCGACCTCCAATCAGCCCTGGCGCGGCTTTCAGTCCCATATCGGCTGCTGCCCGGCAATCACGACAGGCGCGCCAACCTGGTCGCGGCTTTTGCCGGAAATCCAACCGACGAGAATGGCTTCGTGCAGTCGGTCTTCGACACGCAGGAAGCATCGCTGCTGTTCCTCGACAGCCTGGCCGAGGGCCGCGTCACCGGCGAATTATGCGACAGGCGGCTGGCCTGGCTGGATGCCAGGCTCGGCGAGGCGGCGGGCCGCCGGGCCTATATCTTCCTGCATCATCCGCCGATCGAGCTTGGCCTCGAGCTGCTCGATCCGCTCGGGCTCGAACAGCCGCATCGGCTGCTCGAGGTCCTGACGCGGCACGGCAATGTCCGCTACATCTTCTTCGGCCATGTCCATCGCGACATAGCCGGCACAGTCGCCGGCATTCCGTTTGCCGCGCAGCGCGGATTGCACGCCCGCTTCGTGCTCGACTTGGTGGGCGGCGAAGTTGTCGAGCAGGCGCCGCCCGCCTATTCGATTATCCACATCGATGGGCAGCGCGTCGTCGTGCACAGCCACGATTTTCTGGAGACCTGGCCACTCTGGTCGCCGGCGACGGGCGAGCGGGTACGTTAA
- the ugpC gene encoding sn-glycerol-3-phosphate ABC transporter ATP-binding protein UgpC: MASITIRDVYKSYAKMQVVHGVHLDIASGEFVVILGPSGCGKSTLLRMIAGLEEISGGTIAIDGKVVNKLEPRERGCAMVFQNYALYPHMSVSQNIGYSLKVAGVPAAERAQRIQAVARILELEHLLDRKPMALSGGQRQRVAMGRAMIREPKVFLFDEPLSNLDAKLRVQMRSEIRKLHRRLSATSVFVTHDQVEAMTLADRLVVMNGGRVEQVGTPAEVYSRPASRFVATFVGAPAMNMLVGEVTLDGLSLLGGSRKLNVSRAGLPVGSKIAVGIRPEAVRIVAPGTPGALDATVDLVEELGAGRVIYVDLDGAAFSVVTSETVHPAPGSAVGLQFSEADLHFFSSETGSRLDVFKASMPVPAL; encoded by the coding sequence ATGGCCTCGATCACCATTCGCGACGTCTACAAAAGCTACGCCAAGATGCAGGTCGTGCACGGCGTCCACCTCGACATCGCGTCGGGCGAATTCGTCGTCATCCTCGGGCCGTCGGGCTGCGGCAAGTCCACGCTGCTTCGGATGATCGCCGGGTTGGAGGAGATATCAGGCGGCACGATCGCCATCGACGGCAAGGTGGTCAACAAGCTCGAGCCGCGCGAGCGCGGCTGCGCCATGGTGTTCCAGAACTACGCGCTCTATCCGCATATGAGCGTTTCGCAGAACATCGGCTATTCGCTGAAGGTGGCGGGCGTTCCAGCCGCCGAACGCGCTCAGCGCATCCAGGCGGTCGCGCGCATCCTGGAACTGGAGCACTTGCTCGACCGGAAGCCGATGGCCTTGTCCGGCGGCCAGCGCCAGCGCGTCGCCATGGGCCGCGCCATGATTCGCGAGCCGAAGGTTTTCCTCTTCGACGAACCGCTCTCCAATCTCGACGCCAAGCTGCGCGTGCAGATGCGCTCGGAAATCCGCAAGCTGCACCGGCGGCTGAGCGCCACCTCGGTCTTCGTCACCCATGACCAGGTCGAGGCGATGACGCTGGCAGACCGGCTGGTGGTGATGAATGGCGGCCGTGTCGAACAGGTCGGCACGCCGGCGGAAGTCTACAGCCGCCCGGCGAGCCGCTTCGTCGCCACCTTCGTCGGCGCGCCGGCGATGAACATGCTGGTAGGCGAGGTCACGCTCGATGGCCTGTCGCTGCTCGGTGGCAGCCGCAAGCTCAACGTCTCGCGCGCGGGCCTGCCGGTCGGCAGCAAGATCGCGGTGGGCATCCGGCCGGAGGCCGTGCGCATCGTCGCCCCCGGCACGCCGGGCGCGCTCGACGCGACCGTCGACCTGGTCGAAGAGCTCGGTGCCGGGCGGGTCATCTATGTCGATCTCGACGGTGCGGCGTTTTCGGTAGTGACGTCGGAAACCGTCCATCCCGCGCCGGGCAGCGCCGTCGGCCTGCAGTTCTCCGAGGCCGACCTGCACTTCTTCTCGTCCGAGACGGGAAGCCGCCTTGACGTCTTCAAGGCGTCGATGCCGGTGCCGGCGCTCTGA
- a CDS encoding ABC transporter permease subunit translates to MVERTPILNLFTHLILFVGFAFCVAPFIIVAIAASHNLKDVNDVPMSLLPGSDFWVNIKAAWTTADLGPKLFNSFIMAAGVAAGKVIISALTAFSIVYFRYPGRMLIFWLIFVTLMLPLEVRIVPTYAVVANVMSPYQAILDVTGLSWLIEKVSGVQVALSLGLLNSYTGLIMPLIATATGTFLYRQFFLTVPDELTEAARMDGAGALRFFIDILLPSSRNNMAALGTIMFLWAWNQYLWPLLITTDASHATAVTELKQLIPNVGGIPEWNIAMAGTLIVMLPPLVVVVAMQRWFVRGLIATEK, encoded by the coding sequence ATGGTCGAGCGCACCCCGATCCTCAACTTGTTCACCCATCTAATCCTGTTCGTCGGCTTCGCATTTTGCGTGGCGCCGTTCATCATCGTCGCGATCGCGGCCTCGCATAATCTGAAGGATGTCAACGACGTGCCGATGTCGCTGCTGCCGGGCAGCGACTTCTGGGTCAACATCAAGGCAGCGTGGACGACGGCCGATCTCGGGCCGAAGCTGTTCAACAGCTTTATCATGGCCGCAGGCGTGGCGGCCGGCAAAGTCATCATCTCGGCGCTCACCGCCTTCTCGATCGTCTACTTCCGTTATCCCGGCCGCATGCTGATCTTCTGGCTAATATTCGTCACGCTGATGCTGCCGCTGGAAGTGCGCATCGTGCCGACCTACGCGGTCGTCGCCAACGTCATGTCGCCATATCAGGCGATCCTCGACGTGACTGGCCTGAGCTGGCTGATCGAGAAGGTCTCGGGGGTGCAGGTCGCACTCAGCCTCGGGCTGCTCAATTCCTATACCGGCCTTATCATGCCGCTGATCGCCACCGCCACCGGCACGTTCCTCTACCGGCAGTTCTTCCTGACTGTGCCGGACGAACTGACCGAGGCCGCGCGCATGGATGGTGCAGGAGCCTTGCGCTTCTTCATCGACATCCTGCTGCCCTCGTCGCGCAACAACATGGCGGCGCTCGGCACAATCATGTTCCTGTGGGCGTGGAACCAGTATCTGTGGCCGTTGCTCATCACCACCGATGCCAGCCACGCCACGGCGGTGACCGAGCTCAAGCAACTCATCCCCAATGTCGGCGGCATTCCCGAATGGAACATCGCCATGGCCGGCACGCTGATCGTCATGCTGCCGCCGCTCGTCGTCGTCGTGGCCATGCAGCGCTGGTTCGTGCGCGGCCTCATCGCCACAGAAAAGTAG